The DNA sequence CTCGGTGGCGGCCGAAACGGCGACGCCGACGGGGAAGCTGGTGGGTGCTTCCGCATACAGGTTGTAATCAGCGGTCACGCTGAAAACACTGGGTTCGCTACTGCTGCTGGAGCTTTCGCTGCTCGATTCACTGGATGAGGAACTGGAAGAACTCGAGGAAGAGCTTGCAGGCCGGTCGGGAAATTCCAGTTCGGGTCCGCTGTTGCCGCCGCCGCAGGCGGACAGGCCCAGCGCCATCAGGGCGGTGGTGAGCAGAGTAAAGCGGTTTTTCATTGCGATTGACATGGGGTCACCTGATTCGTGTTATTGAATTGTGCGAACCGGGGCTCAGGCCCCGGTTCGTCTTGGTCAATTGCGGTAAAAATGCAGTTTGCCAATTAGCGGTTCAGGTATTCCATCAGCCACTGCATGGCGGGGCGCTGCTCGCCGTCGCTGGTCATCAGGCCGGAACCGTCAATCCAGGTGGCGCCCACGATATAACCCCACAGGGTGATACCGACAACATCGGGGTGCTCGTAGAACACCGGGAAATGCATTTGCATATACTCGAGTTGCTGCTGGTCATCGGCCTCGCCAATGTCGTACTCCGATACGTAGATGGGCAGGCCCAGCTCGGCGATGTTGTCGAGATTGTCCTTGATTTCCTGCGCGGTCCAGACGCGCGGACTATAAAGGCCGTGTGCTTGTACGCCCAGCGCGTCCACGTAACCGGATTCCACCAGCGGAGTGATCAAGTCGATGATCGCCTGGTTGTCCCAAGTCAGGAAGTTGAAGTCGTTGTAGATGAGGATCGTATCCGGGCAGTGCTCGCGAGCCAGTTGGAATGACTCGATAATCCAGTCGTCGCCAAAGGCGCTTTGGGCGTATTCGGCGGGCGCATGAGTGGGCAGCGCCTCATTGACCACGTCCATCATCGCGGTATCGGGGTAGCGATCACAGTAGTCACTGATCCACTCTTCGATTTCCGCGCGCTGCTCCTCCGGGCTCAAGTCCGCAATCCAGTTCGGCTGCTGGCTGCCCCAGACCAGAACGTGGCCTTTCACCGGAATGTCGTTGGCACGGGCAAATTCATAGATGGCATCCAGCGGTCCCCAGTTGTAATCATCCCGGGTGCCTTCCACCGAGCCCCACTTGCCTTCATTTTCCGGGGTGATCTGATCCCAGTACTGCATGAAGTCGTCACGGACAGCGCCATTGGTAGTGATGTTGCCGACAAAGGTGACGGACGTGGAGACACTGCTGGAGCTTTCGCTGCTCGATTCACTGGATGAGGAACTGGAAGAACTCGAGGAAGAGCTTGAAGGCCGGTCGGGAAATTCCAGTTCGGGTCCGCTGTTGCTGCCGCCGCAGGCGGACAGGCCCAGCGCCATCAGGGCGGTGGTGAGCAGAGTAAAGCGGTTTTTCATTGCGATTGGCATGGGATCACCTGGTTATGGTTATTGAATCGGTCGGGCTCTGATCGCTTTATTGGCCCGTTGTAGTCAAATATACCACAAGAGTTCAGGTTGACCAATGGCTGTTGAGTGGACGCACAAAAAAAGGGGCGCAGCCGCGCCCCTCAAGGGTTTCAGCGCAATAATCTGCCTAGGGGGCGCTCACCCCGCAATTTGATAACGCTGTCCATTGCCCATTTTGGTAGCAGGTGTTGCCGCCGGTCATGGTCAGGTCGGCGGTCTGAGCGCCGCCATTGTCGTTGAATACAACATTGAGGTCGGTGAGCTCTGCGCCGGTGTCGTAGCAGTAAAATCCATTGTTGGCTTCCAGTACGACCCCGGGCCAGTTGCTATCCGCCAATACACCGCTGGGGCTGGCATTCCAGAAGTGCATGTGCGGGTTGCTGAAGCCGTTGGCGTTGTCATAGCAGACGTAGGTGCTCTCGCTGGGCGAGGGGCTCGTCTGAGTGCCGTCGTCGACCGTAAAGCCGCACTGCTCCAGGCTCTGCCACTGGCCGTTGCTGTAGCAACCGTCGCCGGTGTAAGTCAGGTCGGAGGTCTGGGCACCGCCGTTGTCGTTGAACACGATGTTCAGGGAGCTGAGTGCCACGCCCGGATCAAAGCAATGGTAGTCACCCTGGGCAGTCATGGCTTCGCCGGGCCAGGTCGTGCTGGCCAGGGCGCCGCTGGGGCTCGGGCTCCAGTAGTAGATGTGCGGATTGCTGTAGCCTGTCTGGTTGCTCAGGCAGATGCTGTTGGCGTTGATGGTGTCAGGTTCCGGCTCGGGTTCCGGTTCGGGATCGGTACCCACGCGCGCATCGCGGTGAATGGCGGCGGCGGTCATGCCGTCCAGGCTGACGTCCACCTGACCCTGGGCGTTCACCCAGAGGATTTCGCCGGAGCAGCTACCGTTGTCGAAATCGCCGTCGATCACGTTGCAATACTCACCTTCCGGCAGGTTGGTGCTGAAGGTGCGAGTCAGTTGGTTGCCTTCCCGGTTGATGATGACAAAGCCGGCATCGCCACGCCCGAAGGCAATCTGATTGCTCCCGTTATCCCACCAGTTGTTGACCGGCTGATCGCCAACGGCGGAGCGGAAAGCCACCATGTTGGCGATGGGGCGCCAGCGGTGTTCGCACTTCCAGTCGGAGCCATAGCAGTTCAGGTTCCCGTTGTTGTGCACCGGCGCGCTGGGCGGGCCCGCCTCGCTGTCCGAGAAGTCAAAGCTGGACATGACTTTAGGGTAGCCATAGGGCCAGGCGAGCATGAAGACGTTGCTCAGGTCGTACAGTGAGCCGTCTTTATAGGTCAGCACATTGCTGCCGCCGGCACCGTGGCCGCGCTGATTGTCGTGGTTGTCGGTAAAGACCACCGCGGAGCCGCCGCTGATAAAACCCCAGCTCTCGCCGAAATTCTGCAGCCAGTTCAGTTGGCCGTTTTTAAATTGATTACCCAGCTCGGCGCTGTACCGGAATTCGGTCACGTCGCCGCCACTCAGGTATTCACCGGCACTGACCGCTTCGCCACCCAGATCAATCACTTCCTGAAAAATATAGGGGTTGCCATTGAGGCGGCTGGTGATGGCGTTAATGTCCGTAGGGCTCATATGTTTGGATGCATCCAGACGAAAGCCTTTGACGCCGATGTTGATCAGGTCATTCAGATAGTTGGCCAGGGTTTGCCGGACGTACTCTGCTCCCGTGTCCAGGTCCGGTAGGCCTACCAGCCGACAGTTGCGCACCGCCCAGGCATTGCTCGCGTAATCGCTGCCGCTGATGTCGCAGGGTGCGTGGAAGTCGTTGGTGGAAAATTCCGGGTAGCTGGTGCCGTAGGAATAATTGCTGCCGTTGGTGCCTACGCCGGAACCGGCAGCGGTGTGGTTGATCACGGCATCGACATAGATATCCACGCCGGCAGCGTCACAGCGTTGCACCATGTCGATAAATTCAGCGCGGGTGCCACTGCGGCTGTTGTCGATGGTAAAACTCACCGGTTGATAACGGGTCCACCAGGCGTCGCCCTGGATGTGTTCCTGGGGTGGTGATACCTGGATGCCCGCGTAACCTTTCGGGCCCAGGTGCTGTTCACATTCGGTGGCGATGTCGCTCCAACGCCATTCAAACAAGTGGACGAATGTGTCGCCGGGGGCGGGCTGGGCAAAGGCGCCAGAGATGCTTAATAAAGTGATCGACAGGGCACCGGCGAGCCAGTGACACAATCGCGGAAGTAAGGGGTTATTGTGGTTTTGCATAAAACCTCCATTCTCGAAATGTCTATTGGTGTTATGTTTTTTTTAACTTGCACATTGCGCAAGTTCGGGAGGTTGGGATGACATCAGCGACTGATTATTGTGGTCTGCGTCGCTCGGTTTTCATTGGAAAGCCTTTTGGGTCGCCCGGGCAAGATGAATACGTATGCAGATTCGGGACGATGGGATGTAATCGACCTCAATGTGCACTGCATCACGTTGAGTGAATCGTCTGTTTGGCGGAGGTCTGCCGGGAGGCGGTGGTTTCGTTTTTACATGTAAAATTTCTGTGGTATCTTTGAGCGATAATTTGCACTCAGGAGTGACCATGGCCAAGCCTTCTACCGCACAGGATTCACCGGGTAGCAGTTCCAATGATGAAACCGAACGCAAGTATCGTGCACCGGCCCTTGAAAAAGGTCTGGATGTGCTCGAATTGTTAGCGCGTGAGGGCGTACCGCTGACGACCTCTCAAATTGCGTCGCAGTTGGGACGTTCGGTGAGTGAGTTATTCCGGATGGTGTTGACGCTGGAGTATCGGGGTTACATCGCCCAGTCTGAAAATGGGGAAGGCTACGAGCTTACCAATCATCTGTTTACTCTGGGCATGGCTCAGGCCCCGACTCGCACCTTGCTGGATGTGGCATTGCCGATCATGAAGGAGTTGGCGCAGGACGTGGGGCAGTCCTGCCATCTGGTGGTTGCCTCGGGTGATCAGGTAGTGGTGGTCGCACGCATTGAAAGCCCCCGGGATCTGGGCTTTGCCGTGCGCCTGGGGTATCGACGCCGGGTCATTGAGGCGGCGTCGGGGCTGTTGCTGTACGGGTTGCGCTCGGAGCAGGAGCGGGCCGCTTGGCGCCCTGCGCTGGAGGCGTCGGACGAACAGGGGCAGCGGATGCCGTCGTTTTTGGCTGAAGCAGAGCAGGCGGCGGCTCAAGGCTATATGTGTCGGGCCAGTGACTTTGTGGACGGAGTAACGGACCTTGCCTGTCCGGTGATGGGGCGGGAAGGCCCGGTCGCCGCACTGACTGTTCCGTTTATTCAGTGCAATCCCTTGCCCTGCACACAAGAAGAAGTGTTGGAGCGGCTGAAAAACGCTACCAGTCGCATCAGCAGTCAACTCGGTGGTGTGTAGAGCCCCGGTTCCGGTTACCCGGGCGGCTCAGGCCCAGAGCTTTCCGGCCTCAACCAATTCACTGACGAGAGCGATATCCTGCTCGGACTGAGCACTGGCTTTAAGCTCACGGGTTTCCGGTGCAATGTCAGCGCACAGGCATTCAGCCAGTGCACGTGAACAGGAATACTGTTCTCCATCCACATAGAGAGTCGCCTGATCGCCGTCGGCGCAGTAGGCAAAGCGACTGGCCGGGTGCCGCTCCAGTTGCGCTGTGTGGGTCCAGCCCTGTTCGGTGTCATCGGGAGCTTCCGTTTCCAGGTCGGGATATTTGGGTGCGGTCATATAACGGCCGAACCAATCCTGAATGGCCTCGGGCGTCAGGTGGCTCTGAATCAATGCGTCCAGTGCGTTCAGGGTGTCCGCCGGAATTTCGCCGGGGTTTTCCGCAGGGGCCAGTGCCGGGTCCCGGTACCGTTGGTCGTTTGTCAACCGGCTGGCAATATCCTGGCTCAGCTCGGTAAAGATATCCGCCACGCTCGGAGCGCGAAAGCCGATGGAGTAGGTGATGCAGTCGTCGCCCTCCGCGGTGCCCCAGTGAGCGACACCGGGCGGAATATAGAGCATGTCGCCGGGCTCCAGTACCCAGTCTTCCGTGCCCTCAAAGTCTTGCAGAATATTCAGCGCGGTATCTTCCACCTTGGGACTTTGGCTGTCGCACGTCTGCCCGATGCGCCAGCGCCGCTTGCCGTTTCCCTGTAGCAGGAAGACATCGTAGTAATCGAAATGCGGGCCAACACTGCCCTGATCCACGGCGTAGCTCACCATGATGTCATCCAGCCGCCAGTCGGGCAGGAAACGGAAGTGGTGCAGCAACTCCTGAACCTCCGGTACCCACTGATCCACGGCCTGAACCAGCAGCGTCCAGTGGCTCGGGGGCAGGGCAGCGAAGTCGTCTTCCTCGAAGGGCCCCTGGCGGAGTTCCCAGGGCGTTTCTCCCTGTTCCAGCACCAGGCGCGACTCCACCTCGTCTTCCAGTGCCAGGCCGGCAAGTTCGTCGCCGTCCAGAGGCGTTTCAAAATCCGGAAAGGCGTTGCGGATCAGCAGCGGTTTTTGTTGCCAGTAGTCGCGCAGGAAAGTTTCGACGGGCATATCGCCCAGGTGGGTCAGGGGCATGGGGGGGAGACCGTTGTTGTGCAGGGTTGAAGGTTGGGTTACGGCGTTTGGTTACGGCGGATGCGGGTTATACCGCTGCGCTCGGCTCCGCCCTACGCAACCTCTGTGCTATACGTAGGGCGGATAAGCGAAGCGCATCCGCCGTTACCTGAACTAAATTTTCTTCGCCTGCGCCTCGGCATTCCCAATGTAATTCCCCGGCGTCAACGCCCGCATGGCG is a window from the Marinimicrobium koreense genome containing:
- a CDS encoding IclR family transcriptional regulator — its product is MAKPSTAQDSPGSSSNDETERKYRAPALEKGLDVLELLAREGVPLTTSQIASQLGRSVSELFRMVLTLEYRGYIAQSENGEGYELTNHLFTLGMAQAPTRTLLDVALPIMKELAQDVGQSCHLVVASGDQVVVVARIESPRDLGFAVRLGYRRRVIEAASGLLLYGLRSEQERAAWRPALEASDEQGQRMPSFLAEAEQAAAQGYMCRASDFVDGVTDLACPVMGREGPVAALTVPFIQCNPLPCTQEEVLERLKNATSRISSQLGGV
- a CDS encoding endo-1,4-beta-xylanase, with translation MPIAMKNRFTLLTTALMALGLSACGGSNSGPELEFPDRPSSSSSSSSSSSSSESSSESSSSVSTSVTFVGNITTNGAVRDDFMQYWDQITPENEGKWGSVEGTRDDYNWGPLDAIYEFARANDIPVKGHVLVWGSQQPNWIADLSPEEQRAEIEEWISDYCDRYPDTAMMDVVNEALPTHAPAEYAQSAFGDDWIIESFQLAREHCPDTILIYNDFNFLTWDNQAIIDLITPLVESGYVDALGVQAHGLYSPRVWTAQEIKDNLDNIAELGLPIYVSEYDIGEADDQQQLEYMQMHFPVFYEHPDVVGITLWGYIVGATWIDGSGLMTSDGEQRPAMQWLMEYLNR
- a CDS encoding starch-binding protein, which gives rise to MQNHNNPLLPRLCHWLAGALSITLLSISGAFAQPAPGDTFVHLFEWRWSDIATECEQHLGPKGYAGIQVSPPQEHIQGDAWWTRYQPVSFTIDNSRSGTRAEFIDMVQRCDAAGVDIYVDAVINHTAAGSGVGTNGSNYSYGTSYPEFSTNDFHAPCDISGSDYASNAWAVRNCRLVGLPDLDTGAEYVRQTLANYLNDLINIGVKGFRLDASKHMSPTDINAITSRLNGNPYIFQEVIDLGGEAVSAGEYLSGGDVTEFRYSAELGNQFKNGQLNWLQNFGESWGFISGGSAVVFTDNHDNQRGHGAGGSNVLTYKDGSLYDLSNVFMLAWPYGYPKVMSSFDFSDSEAGPPSAPVHNNGNLNCYGSDWKCEHRWRPIANMVAFRSAVGDQPVNNWWDNGSNQIAFGRGDAGFVIINREGNQLTRTFSTNLPEGEYCNVIDGDFDNGSCSGEILWVNAQGQVDVSLDGMTAAAIHRDARVGTDPEPEPEPEPDTINANSICLSNQTGYSNPHIYYWSPSPSGALASTTWPGEAMTAQGDYHCFDPGVALSSLNIVFNDNGGAQTSDLTYTGDGCYSNGQWQSLEQCGFTVDDGTQTSPSPSESTYVCYDNANGFSNPHMHFWNASPSGVLADSNWPGVVLEANNGFYCYDTGAELTDLNVVFNDNGGAQTADLTMTGGNTCYQNGQWTALSNCGVSAP
- a CDS encoding cupin domain-containing protein, whose translation is MPLTHLGDMPVETFLRDYWQQKPLLIRNAFPDFETPLDGDELAGLALEDEVESRLVLEQGETPWELRQGPFEEDDFAALPPSHWTLLVQAVDQWVPEVQELLHHFRFLPDWRLDDIMVSYAVDQGSVGPHFDYYDVFLLQGNGKRRWRIGQTCDSQSPKVEDTALNILQDFEGTEDWVLEPGDMLYIPPGVAHWGTAEGDDCITYSIGFRAPSVADIFTELSQDIASRLTNDQRYRDPALAPAENPGEIPADTLNALDALIQSHLTPEAIQDWFGRYMTAPKYPDLETEAPDDTEQGWTHTAQLERHPASRFAYCADGDQATLYVDGEQYSCSRALAECLCADIAPETRELKASAQSEQDIALVSELVEAGKLWA